The Leptospira paudalimensis region AAAGTGAATTTCAATCATTTGCATAAAGCCAGATTCAAATAAACTTTTATTCTGAGCGTTTGCTTGGGATCTCAAAGATTCTTCTTGCAAAGAGGCGATGCGCATTGATTCTTTAAGTTCTTGCCGAGTGGTGATTAGTTCTTCCCTTTGATAATATAGTGTTAAAATTACTGTCAATAAAGTAAGAAATGTTAGAATCGAACCGATAATTCCACCAAAGAAATCTCCGAAATGGGCCCAATCTTCTAGTAAGTTTGATACTGGCTTGTTTAATTTATATGCAAACCAATAAATGAAAACAATTGTCGCTAAGGCAAGGATAACTGATGCGAATATTGGAATTATTATGAATATTATGTTTTTAAGAATCTTTTCCATAGTTTTAGGTTTTGGTAATTTATTTTGTTCCGATGTCGCATAACGAACTAGCCTTAACGACGTAGGCTGACCCTGAGTCCCGGAACGGGACGTTAGGGACTGGCATGTAGCTTGCGTAAGCAAGGCGAATGCCAGAAAGCCTATGTGTCGCAGACCGAGCGAGGCCGAAAGTGCCGAAGCGAAGCGTTAAGGTGCTGTTATGCGTAGTCGTATATTTATTGAATTAGTATACCATCAATTTCCATAATTTTTAAAAGGGTTTTTTCATGCTCGTCAATCGATTCATCATGAATGTAATATCGATTGTATTCATCTGAAAATTTCCCATGTTTTTTACCTAGATAATTTGCAATCCAACCATCATTTTTCTGAAAATATTCAGCAAATTTAATTTTAATGGATTTATTTATAGATGGATTGAACAATTCAATTGTGTGAATTTTTAGTTGGATGTTCATTCCTTGTATGAATCCTAGCGAGATAATCATATTGAAATATGATAAGAAAAATGTAGTATCTATAAGCGTTTCCAATAACCCGCTTGGATCTTCAATAGAATATTTCATTATGATAAGATCATAGGATTTAAATTTATCCGAACTGTTAATCGTATAAATATTTAGATTTGCTTTTTCAAAATTTTGTCTTAAAGAATTCAGATTATTGAATGTAGATTCATTATTTTCCCTTTCATTTAAATATAAAGCAATTTTAAGTTTTCCATTTATCTTTACATTATTATCTTTTGACGCGTTTCTGTAGTAGGAGTATTTATGAGTATAGAAGCCTGCACAATTAGTGAAAAGAAATAGAATTAATAGGTATTTTAAATATTTCATTTAGTTTGTGACTTTCTTTTAAAGTTTATACGATTACGCATAACGAACTAGGCTAATCGACGTTCCTCGTAGCTGAGCCTGCGAAGCAGGCGTTAGCGTCGGCGCGTCTTCTTGCAGAGCGAGAAGCGTGACGGAGAGGAATGTGTCGCAGACCAAGCGAGGCCGCAAGTGCCGAAGTGCAGCGATTTGCCGCTGTTATGCGAAGTTGTGAAATTTATTCAATTTCAAGTATTTTTAGAGCTTCGTCGCTAAGTTTTTTTGAATCTGCGTCATTCGATTCGACTTTTAGAATGGTTTCTGTTCCAATTTTAATTTCACTGGTACCTGCAGATATTTGTAGTATGGAAGCGATGTAAGTTTTTTTGAGTATTTCTAATTCTTGTTCTGATAACCCTGCTGCTTTAGATTTTTCTATGAGGTCTAGTATGGCTGATGAATTACTGATTCTTTCACTAACTTTTTCTGGAGGAATTCGGTTTTTTATTATCTCTTGAAGAACAGCACTTGAGTTTGTTATTAATAAAGTTAATAGAAAAAAAGCCTCTTTTTTACCAAAAAATTTTAACCATTTACTTCCAGTTTCAATTTTATAGTATTTTAAGTTTTCCTTTTCCTCTTTAGTTATTTTCAATAGTAGGTTGTAAAGTTTATGCAAACTTAGTAACAATATACCAATACCTGCTACTGAATGTTCATTCTGATCAATATACAATTCGAATACTTCATTTTGATTGAAATTATATTCTTTACCTTCTCCCAATTTTGTCAATGTTTTAGCTAAGTATTCTAATAAGGAAAGTTTTTTGTATATTCCGTTACAAATTGAAGTGAATTTATATACTGTTGGAAAGTTTCTTTCTGAGTATGCATGTGTATGTTCAATTGTGATTATACTAATTTCATTGTTTAATAATTCATTCAATGTTTCATTTTCTGAAATTGAGTTTATTCTCCTAATGTTTTCAATTAAAGTATTTGCCTTTGGAATAAAATCAAAAGGAGGGAAGCTTCTGATAATTGAAAGTGTTGTTGAGGTTAAGTTGTTTATTTTAGTTTGTAGATCTCTAATTCTTGGTAAAGCATTTTGATCTAAAGGAATAGTTAAAATTTGGTTTGGTAGAATACCAAATTCTTCATGTTTTAGCCCAATATTGTTTAGATATTTGAGTATTTCGCTGTTATTATCTAGCAAATCTATTATTGATAGTCCAATTTCGTAAGCATTTTTTGAGTTCATAATTTTCCTTTAATTATTTATTTTCACAATTTCGCATAACGAACTAGACTAACCGACGTATGCTGGCCCTGAGTCCCTGCGGGACGTTTGGGACTGGAACGACGCTTGCGCAAGCAAGAGGAGTGCCAGAAGCCTATGTGTCGCAGACCGAGCGAGGGCGCAAGTCCCGAAGCGAAGCGGTTAGTTGCTGATATGCGAAGGCCAACATTAGAAAGGAAGATCAGCATCTATCCCTTGAAATTCAAAATTTATTAAGAAAAAATGATATTTTCCTAATTTATCCATTATTTCTTTCTTTAGTTTTTCACTATTATTACAATAATATACTGCTTCCTCGTTCTCGATTCCTAAAAAGAATATTAATTTGCTAGTTTTGGGATCTGTTCCAAACGTAATGTTTAGACTTTTTTCGTTAATAATTTTTGCATCATATTTAAGTTCAAAATATATATCATTTGAAATTTCTTTTTGTATTTCTTTCAGATATGTTAAACAAAGGGAGTAATTTGAATAGAAAGTGCGTTTAATCTCCTCCAGTTGCTTTAAATACTCATTAGTTAGAAAATCGTGAAGTGAATTCAATCCTTTTAGAAATTCTTCAAAATAATTAAATTGAACAAAATGTATGAGATGAAATTTGTCTTTTTTGTTTATAATAAACCTATTAATATATTTAATATGTGAAATTTCTCTAAGAGGGATTTCGCTATTTTCTGGATGAAATTCCAACATTTCCAAGTCTTGTATTGAAATATTGAAAAAATTATATATATTTTTATTTTTTTTCCTGTTACTCAATGAATTCTGTTCAAATTCTTTTGCTTTTAAAACTGAGATAATTGAGTTATAAATAGTTTGGTCATTTTTTGGAGTGAAGTTTTTTCTACTTATCTCTTGCATTGCAAAAACATTATTTTCGATATCGAAAAAAGTTTTAAGATTTGCATTAGTATTAATCTGATTTTTAATTACTTCTTCTAATTTGGATTTGCTTTCAAAATTTGTTAGAAGCTTTTCATTAGTCCAGTTATCTAGATTTTCAAATATTAGATTTGGATCAGTTTTGTTTAGTTTCTTTGTGTAGAAAACCCAAGAATCCTCATTTGATTTTTTACAACTGATAATTAAGGCTGTATATACAAGTAAGTTATGAATTTTTGTTGTTTTATAGGCTATAATATCAATTTCTCTTGAAATTCCTGTATGATCATCAAGATAATATCTGTTATTTAAAGTGAACCAACCATGTTTAGATAGTATATTGGATACTTCATATTCGGTAACAAAGCCTGTTTTATAAATTGCTTCTAGAATTTTTGGTATATCTTCTTCTTTCATTTTGTTGGCTTTCGCATAACGAATCAGCCTTAACGACGTTCCGTGTAGCTGAGCCTCATAGAGGCGTTAGCGTAACACGGAATGTGCCTTCAGGCCGAGGGAGGGCCCCACAAAGCCTAGATTTCATCAGAAATCTGAGGCGCAGTGGAAAAGAGCCCGAGTGAGCGTTAAGGCGCTGTTAATTGCAGTTAGTTAGTATAGAATAAGATAAAAGTCGAAAGGGTCCTACAATCCAGCGCAAATTTTCTCTTAAATCTTACAAAGCAGAAATCTTTAACTGCACATTAATGGAGAGGAAAGCTTTAATAGTTCTCTTCCAAAGCGTTAATCGACAGCACCTTCTTAAAAAATTTGCGCGTTTTCTTCTGTAGATCAACTAATTGCAATTAACGAACTAGTGTAAACGACGTTTCCCGACCCTGAGTCCCATCGGGACGTTAGGGACTGGTCACGTAGCTTGCGCATGCAAGCGAGTGCCAGGAGGGGAATGTGTCGCAGACCAAGCGAGGCCGTAAGTGCCGAAGCGAAGCGTTTACATGCTGTTATACGCCGTAGCAAATTTTAAGTTTAATTTTCTAATAAAGCGATGTCAGCATTGATTTTATTTTTTAGTATGTGATTTATAAATTCAGGTAGCGAGCATTGGACGCTCTTTTCGAAGTCTTTAGCTAGAATTAATACTATTCCATCTCCGATTATATTCAAATCTTCAGTTTCTAAAATTGAGATATCAGTAGCTGCAATTATCCAATTAAGTGTACTATTAATGTTTAAACTGATGCAGATTTTTGTATCGACTTTCAAAATTATAATTACAACAAGATTTTTTAGACCAGTAATTTTTTTGAATAAATCCTCCTGTTCTTGAACGCTGAATAATTTTGTTAAAAGAAGTTTTGGGTATTCACCTCCTATTCGGTGCCACAATCCAAGATGAAGTTCATTTGAATAGGGATGTGCAAAAATTTTCGACCCAAAAAGACAATATGAAATTCCAATAGCAAGTTTTGAAAGGAATCTAATATCAAAATCAATATAAACTGGAATTTGGCACTTCTTATAATCATCTATAGGTAATTTATGAAAATAGGATATTCTTTCTTTATCTAGATTGTCTGGATCTGAAAAACCAATGTCTTTCGGGTCAGCTCCATCAACTATTGTGCACATAATCTTTTTAACTTTAGTGTATTGGAATGCGTCTTTGAAAGTCAGCCAAGTTAACAATTGATTCTGATTTGAGTTTTCTGAAAAAAGAAAATAAGCAACGGATTCTATTCTTTTAGAATTTATTGGATTTCCTCCTACATAAGAATAGAATTTATCATCATTTAAACGAATCCAATAAATTTGCTCTCCAAATGGACCGAGCCACATTTCACAAATTTCATCACCTGACATCCCAGGTACGCTTAAATCAGAAATCCCTATACAAGTTAGTGGCAATGATTTTGGATTATTATCATCGTTGAAATACCTTGCTATGTTAGTTAGATTATTATAGACTATAGAATTTTTAGCGAAAAGTCCATCGACAAAAAGCCCAAGATTATTATTGCATGTTCGACATACCTCGCGAGTCTTAAATTGATTATCTACATAGGCACCCCCTAAAAACTGAGGTATAATATGTTCTAGTGAAAATTCACTTTCTTCTTTAGTTTCTCTACAATATATACATTTTCTCATAATTTTATTATTGCTATGGCGTATAACGAATCAGCCTTAACGACGTTCCGTGTAGCTGAGCCTCCTAGGAGGCGTTAGCGTAACACGGAATGTGCCTTTAGGCCGAGCGAGGGCCCCACGAGATCCAGATTTTTTCAGAAATCTGAGGCGAAGTGGAAAAGAGCCTGAGCGAGCGTTAAGGCGCTGTTAATTGCAGTTAGTTAGTATAGAATAAGATAAAAGTCGAAAGGGTCCTACAAACCAGCGCAAATTTCTCTTAAATCTTAAAAAGCAAAAATCTTTAACTGCACTTTAATGGAGAGGAAATCTTTAATTGTTCTCTTCCAAAGCGTTAATCGACAACACCCTCTTAAAAAATTTACGCGTTTTCTTCTGAAGATCAACTAATTGCAATTAACGAATCAGCCTTAACGACGTTCCGTGTAGCTGAGCCTTCTTGGAGGCGTTAGCGTAACACGGAATGTGCCTTTAGGCCGAGCGAGGGCCCCACAAAGCCTAGATTTCATCAGAAATCTGAGGCGAAGT contains the following coding sequences:
- a CDS encoding HNH endonuclease, encoding MRKCIYCRETKEESEFSLEHIIPQFLGGAYVDNQFKTREVCRTCNNNLGLFVDGLFAKNSIVYNNLTNIARYFNDDNNPKSLPLTCIGISDLSVPGMSGDEICEMWLGPFGEQIYWIRLNDDKFYSYVGGNPINSKRIESVAYFLFSENSNQNQLLTWLTFKDAFQYTKVKKIMCTIVDGADPKDIGFSDPDNLDKERISYFHKLPIDDYKKCQIPVYIDFDIRFLSKLAIGISYCLFGSKIFAHPYSNELHLGLWHRIGGEYPKLLLTKLFSVQEQEDLFKKITGLKNLVVIIILKVDTKICISLNINSTLNWIIAATDISILETEDLNIIGDGIVLILAKDFEKSVQCSLPEFINHILKNKINADIALLEN